CTTCagaattatcattatattacAAACTTTTGAATAGAATACACgatataagtataaaaacttttttttctgtcttgtcaaattcaacttttctcaAGATCCATAATTTGACATTTACATCTAACTTCTATACCTCATTTGAAAAGCATTACGCTTTAACAGATTAATTACAGATTTTTAACAAAAGTACCAAAAAATGTGTACGACTAATAGCTTGCAATTCATGCAtgtatttttcatataatttaaaatacatCGAATTAAAGAAGAATCTTTGGTTgcatttgacatttttaactTATTAGTTGCTGAAGAATATATGTGAGATGAAGCTATACGTCAGTAGTAATGGATGCACATAGGTTTATTAGGTATACTAGTAATGACTCACAGGTTTTCttatgaataatataatagcCATTTGGTACAAGCgcgatatgaaaaatttatttgtacgtgcatcttctttttcttctttcaaatatCAACATCAGTGTTTCTCTTACTTCACTTGGAAAGCGCATGTTTATCAAGGAATAAGTGTTGCAATAGCCACTTGTCGGCAGCTCCCGTAACCCACATAGATTGATTTGATTCGTGGATACTGCCCCAGGTGTACACTTCATTACGTGTGTGAATCCAGGATTCAGGAACCTCTTTGTAGTTGTTATAATCGTAGCAGGACCAAGAGTGTTTATTATTGATCGGTTCCTTTGGCATTCGATATCCAGTAATAGCAGCACCTGTTGCCAAATTATCGGCGACCTTCATTGTCGAAAACACCGATATTTTTCCTTCGCAGTACATGGTGTATCTATCAAACTCATGGGGCTTattatcatgaaatttttttatacagagtCCCTGAACTATGGATCCTGTCATCGGTATACAATTAGCCAACTCAAATCTTGTTCGGCCACCAAAAAACTTATTCAATTCGAGATTTTGGGGAACCGGCTGAGGGGTTAATTCTTTTGAATTGCTCGAAGGTAAAGCTGTAAGTGCAAAATGGAATGGTACAGGTTTGGTGGTAGTAGACTCTTTAGTCAAAACCTCAGTACTTGAGGGTGATTGTACTCTGCTTTTTTTGATCATTCTGTCTGTGCTAGATGGAGTAGACATTCCAGATGTTCCAAATTGGAAGGTATGCGACGAAGTGAAATGACATTCGGGACGTTTGTATGAACAAAAGTATTCACTGATCGTTGCTAGCAATTTGCAGCTGTTGAGGAAGAACTTAGACAAGTCATCTTGTGAGTGATCATTCTCTATCTCTAAGGTTTTCAGTAATCCCAGCTGACCATCCGTCAAACACTGGGCTGGAGACCAACCCAAAAGATTCCTTGTTGGCATAGGAACCTGATTTTCATTAACCTCGAAATCAGGACGTAGGCGTTGGGGTAAATCCCAAACAGGATCGCCAGAAGAACTAGTATGCTTGAGATCGGCTAAAATGCGCAGAGCTGCAATCCCTGGAGCAGGGAATGCTTCATACAAAAAATGCGTTTTGTCGGTTATTTTTCCAAAGGCACCGGTAGCCAAATCAAATGTTGCGCTAGTCACAGTCAAAGGCAGTTGAAATCGCATTTCACCCAAGTAGGGATGGCGGAAATTTCCAATCCCTCGCAAGTATATTTCAAGCGGTCTGGGAGTCCTTGTCAAATATTGATCGAAGTGAGAAAGCTTGTCCAGAAATGGTGATAATCTGACCAAATGGAGAGGTAAAAACTGTCGAAGTCTTTGCCACAGTAACATAACTGCGTAATATTGAAATGCTGACTCAGAAATTTCGTCTTTGAACTTTGAATTTCCAACACATAATACCTCGTACAAGTGTGCGCATAGAGAAATGTAGCTGTCTGTTGTGATTGTGAAATATTCTGCAAACATGCTGGCCGTTAAAGATAGGTTGTTACccggaattaaaaaatatgaatcaaGAGGATCCGTCGATGGTTTACACTCCGTAGTTTCATCTTTGGAAGCATCCATTCTGCTTAATCTCGCTCTATCCAGGTGCAATTAACTTTCCTTACCAGCTGCCAGGAGCTTTCTGTTACCTgtgtttttgcaaaattttttacttttttcgattcgatttACACGTCGTTCATCGAGAAAATCTGGAATACAAAAAGTATTTTAACAATTATAGTCGTTAAAACTCACAAACTACCCCTACTATAAACTAACCTACTATACCTACTATTCTTTTGGTTGTACTTTGTTTCACTTGTCTATTCTACTGGACTCGTTTATTTTGATACAGCTTCTAATATTGAATAATCACTaatcgattcaaattttgcGTTACAACGTACGGTCGATCTCAGCGAAGTCATTGGTATTCGTTCGTTTCCAATAATATCAGCACTCATATCTGATATCAGGAGATATGTACTTTCGTTTTTGTAATCGTTACAGAAATAGCGAATGCCACAAACAAAAACAGCGACCAGCGGGAGCAGCGGGAGTTAAAGTTCCGGAAATCAACCGATACGGtgtcgaataaaaattcagcttCATGATtatcagaaaattgatttccgGACGTGTTGCGAATTGGTAAACTTAATGAATTGTAATTTCGTAAAGCTAAGAATTGTTCTGCAAAAGTGGAAGTGCAGTAGTTCGATTCAGTGGAATCAGATCATCCCAATCGACacatgaaaagtttttgttttcatgCATTTCCTGCTAATATTCTTGATTTCTCTACTCAATTGTAAAGTGAAATCCGTTTATTCGAgatagtataataaaaatatttcttcttaGATCCAACAACTTCCGTAGGAAGCGTAAACAAGTAGATGATGATTAGTTACTCATCTCATTTATTGCCAATGCATCAttaatagaatttttattcataattcgTACGCAATCTTCTTGGAACTACGATTTATAGTTACCGTCAAATAGAATCTCTTCAGTTACCGTGATATACCTCTACTGTCGGTAAGGCAGTTTTGCAGCATAGGTCGGTAAGAACTGTTTCTGGAGTTCCTGATATTTCtcaagttataaataattttttatattgctctACATCTGTATGAGTGAAACTCTTGACTAAAGTATTCGTTGGTTAGTTCTTTAGGAATTTGCTATGTTAAGCACATGCAGGAACGTATTTGTGTTCACCTGACTCTACGTTGCCATCAGAGGGTAAGACGCACGCGtgtgtgataaaataaaaataatgaatcgcggtaatttgataaaatatgtgataaatatataaaattaatatatttgaTAAATGTATCTGCAATTCGAAGAGAAATGATATAATCTAAGATCGATGCATCGCCTCAATGCGTATTAAAGGTCAAGTATACCAACTTGGAAGTCGGTGGTAATGATTACCAGGTATATTACCACGACTTTTCAAAGCAATTAAAAGGATTTACCTCCATCGTTGACTGTAGATGCAGATTCTTTGATTTCTGCTTATAATTTATAAGGATGGTGGTTTACTGACTGGTTTTCTCCAGAAGGTAGGTAGTTTCATAAGCCCACATAATATCATAAATTCTGACTGTGTAGCGAAGTCACTTGCAAAAATTCTATATCGATTCAATCTTTTTACGTGTCTACCCACGTGAGGAGAAAAATATTGGCAATAATCTGTCAGTAAAAATATCATGTGGCTGTTGTGTTAATCTGTTACTTAGAATGCGCACTGTACTGCTGCAGCAAGGCGTCtcaaatgtgtataataacgtGAAGATTTTTCGAGACAAGTATCGCATAAATTAGACGCCGCGGTTGTCGGAATGAACAGATGATTCCATTCACGTCGGCGGGCGTCGTTTCTTCTACGCTCGTATAGATATTACGTAGGCAGctataacaaaaatattataatttgtcGGTGGTACGGCTGCAGCTATTATATGCACGTACGTACGCATAGCTGGACGTAATAATCGCAGCATACTAtaatgtaaatgaaaaatttcgtccaGCCACATTACGTATACCCTACATCTATAATTACGAATGTGGAGCCAAGCGTTTAATCTCTCTAAGAGAAAATGAGCCGTTCGTATTGTATacggtatgtatacatacacgagGTTCCGAGGCTGCAGCAACAGCAGTGAACGGAACCGCGTGTCGTAAAATGGTAAAATcgtaaaatcgtttgaaaaaatatccgagctccaaatttaattttataacttcAATCCGTACAGCATACGGCTCTCATATGTACATTCGCTAGGCTGCTTCCCGTGTTAACCacaatacataatatacttataaatactgtatatgtataaccgtGGCAAGTTGCATCAATTTTTACGAGCTGGGCGTAAG
The genomic region above belongs to Diprion similis isolate iyDipSimi1 chromosome 8, iyDipSimi1.1, whole genome shotgun sequence and contains:
- the LOC124409134 gene encoding uncharacterized protein LOC124409134 codes for the protein MDASKDETTECKPSTDPLDSYFLIPGNNLSLTASMFAEYFTITTDSYISLCAHLYEVLCVGNSKFKDEISESAFQYYAVMLLWQRLRQFLPLHLVRLSPFLDKLSHFDQYLTRTPRPLEIYLRGIGNFRHPYLGEMRFQLPLTVTSATFDLATGAFGKITDKTHFLYEAFPAPGIAALRILADLKHTSSSGDPVWDLPQRLRPDFEVNENQVPMPTRNLLGWSPAQCLTDGQLGLLKTLEIENDHSQDDLSKFFLNSCKLLATISEYFCSYKRPECHFTSSHTFQFGTSGMSTPSSTDRMIKKSRVQSPSSTEVLTKESTTTKPVPFHFALTALPSSNSKELTPQPVPQNLELNKFFGGRTRFELANCIPMTGSIVQGLCIKKFHDNKPHEFDRYTMYCEGKISVFSTMKVADNLATGAAITGYRMPKEPINNKHSWSCYDYNNYKEVPESWIHTRNEVYTWGSIHESNQSMWVTGAADKWLLQHLFLDKHALSK